A region from the Gemmatimonadota bacterium genome encodes:
- a CDS encoding M14 family zinc carboxypeptidase, giving the protein MAPLRRFLSALACVLVSAGPSLAQQSVLETRDPGQAQDADFARAIAEWTTQPEFMSPLVDHLPTVEGVPSPKDVLGYHIGAPKKLTYYADILRYYRALEAASPRVKVISTGTTDEGRETVVVFVSSEQTMANLDRYREALAHLADPRGLSAEEAKAVIAEAKPIYHVMGGLHSGETGPPEMEMELAYRLATETSPLIQGIRDNVITSFTPVADPDGRDRYVDWYYRYLVDIDNEDDRMSGPPYWGKYVLHDNNRDINYSQVTMRTLLDWYLEWHPPIMHELHESIPFMYNYSGQDPQNPAFDPILFGELPWYANYEMAQMIKYGMPGVWTHGFMDAWSPGYLGAMSYNHNGLMRMYETFGNGGATTMERDLSGGGGRQVTREWYRPLPPYEKVVWSMRNNTNYMQTGVLLGLQLTSQFPKVVLENFYLKTLHSIEDGENKTPHGFVLPAGQRDMTRVALLVNLLRTQGIEVGQARRAFQIGETTYPASSYVIKRNQPYGRLANLLLQRQDNYPDESLQTYDDSGWTMGLMLQTEVVAVDDQAILEVQTAPVDAVRLAGSITGRRSPALYAVPHLGSTNMITLRYRLADLGVQALDEAFAAEGVELPAGSFLIPAAGADERIRAAIEELGLTAVGLSSAPDVATHELDLPRIAMYSTWSSTQDVGWVRYSFDQFQIPYDLIYKERVRQGHLKRDYDVIVMPSQGRDGKSFVQGLEPRDRPVAYTQTPEFKSLGMYGSSDDITGGMGLEGVLEFERFLSEGGVLMTLGNATTFPTDMGLVRDINSSRPGGNFYAPRPIVEAQVTQPENPIFYGYTESTLPIKYTNGPLLQVPDDEQDDVMLMKFVGGKDAVLSGLMRGPDQIRNRPAIVSVPAGSGRLLMYATNPVYRWQNHGEFNMLFNALLNYNDLERRAKHPVTEDAAAGTGAAHP; this is encoded by the coding sequence ATGGCTCCCCTTCGACGGTTCCTCAGCGCCTTGGCCTGCGTGCTGGTCTCGGCTGGCCCTTCCCTCGCTCAGCAGTCGGTCCTGGAGACCCGTGACCCGGGCCAGGCCCAGGATGCCGACTTCGCGCGCGCGATCGCCGAATGGACCACGCAGCCCGAGTTCATGAGCCCGCTGGTGGACCACTTGCCCACGGTCGAGGGCGTGCCCTCCCCCAAAGACGTCTTGGGCTATCACATCGGCGCTCCCAAGAAGCTCACCTACTATGCGGATATTCTGCGCTACTACCGCGCCCTGGAAGCCGCTTCGCCGCGTGTCAAGGTGATCTCGACGGGGACCACCGACGAGGGCCGGGAGACCGTGGTGGTGTTCGTCAGCTCGGAGCAGACGATGGCCAACCTGGACCGCTACCGGGAGGCGCTGGCCCACCTCGCCGATCCGAGGGGGCTGTCCGCCGAGGAGGCCAAGGCCGTCATCGCCGAGGCCAAGCCGATCTACCATGTGATGGGGGGACTGCACAGCGGCGAGACCGGCCCACCCGAGATGGAGATGGAGCTGGCCTACCGCCTGGCCACCGAAACCTCACCGCTGATCCAGGGCATCCGCGACAACGTGATCACTTCGTTCACGCCGGTGGCGGATCCGGACGGACGCGACCGCTACGTGGATTGGTACTACCGCTACCTCGTCGACATCGACAACGAGGACGACCGCATGTCGGGCCCGCCCTACTGGGGCAAGTACGTGCTGCATGACAACAACCGCGACATCAACTACTCGCAGGTGACCATGCGCACTCTGCTCGATTGGTACCTGGAGTGGCACCCGCCCATCATGCACGAGCTGCATGAGTCGATCCCCTTCATGTACAACTACAGCGGACAGGATCCACAGAACCCGGCGTTCGACCCCATCCTGTTCGGCGAGCTGCCCTGGTACGCCAACTACGAGATGGCGCAGATGATCAAGTACGGGATGCCGGGCGTGTGGACCCACGGGTTCATGGACGCCTGGTCGCCCGGGTACCTGGGCGCCATGTCCTACAACCACAACGGTCTCATGCGCATGTACGAGACCTTCGGCAACGGGGGCGCCACCACCATGGAGCGCGATCTCTCGGGAGGGGGCGGTCGTCAGGTGACCCGGGAGTGGTATCGCCCGCTCCCGCCCTATGAGAAGGTCGTCTGGTCCATGCGCAACAACACCAACTACATGCAGACCGGAGTCCTCCTGGGGCTGCAGCTCACCTCGCAGTTCCCCAAGGTGGTGCTGGAGAACTTCTATCTGAAGACGTTGCACTCGATCGAGGACGGCGAGAACAAGACGCCGCACGGCTTCGTCCTGCCGGCCGGGCAACGGGACATGACACGCGTGGCGCTGCTCGTGAACCTGCTCCGCACCCAGGGCATCGAGGTGGGTCAGGCTCGGCGGGCCTTCCAGATCGGGGAGACCACCTATCCGGCCAGCTCCTACGTGATCAAGCGCAACCAGCCCTACGGGCGTCTGGCCAACCTGCTCCTGCAGCGTCAGGACAACTACCCGGACGAGAGCCTCCAGACCTACGACGACAGTGGCTGGACCATGGGCTTGATGCTCCAGACCGAGGTGGTGGCCGTCGACGACCAGGCCATCCTGGAGGTCCAGACGGCGCCCGTCGATGCGGTGAGGCTCGCCGGATCCATCACGGGGCGGCGCTCCCCGGCCCTGTACGCAGTGCCTCATCTGGGCTCCACGAATATGATCACGCTGCGCTACCGGCTGGCCGACCTGGGTGTGCAGGCGCTGGACGAAGCGTTCGCGGCGGAAGGCGTCGAGCTTCCCGCGGGCTCCTTCCTCATCCCGGCGGCGGGCGCGGACGAGCGCATTCGCGCGGCCATCGAGGAACTGGGACTCACGGCCGTCGGGCTGTCCTCCGCGCCCGATGTCGCCACGCATGAGTTGGACCTTCCGCGTATCGCGATGTACAGCACCTGGAGCAGCACCCAGGACGTCGGTTGGGTGCGCTATTCCTTCGATCAGTTCCAGATCCCCTACGACCTCATCTACAAGGAGCGGGTCCGGCAGGGCCACCTCAAGCGTGACTACGACGTGATCGTCATGCCTTCCCAAGGCCGGGACGGGAAGAGCTTCGTGCAAGGCCTCGAGCCCCGCGACCGACCCGTCGCCTACACCCAGACGCCCGAGTTCAAGAGTCTGGGAATGTACGGATCGTCTGACGACATCACGGGAGGGATGGGACTGGAAGGCGTCCTGGAGTTCGAACGCTTCCTGAGCGAAGGCGGAGTGCTCATGACGCTGGGCAACGCCACCACGTTCCCGACGGACATGGGTCTCGTGCGAGACATCAACAGCTCGCGGCCCGGCGGCAACTTCTACGCACCGCGCCCCATCGTGGAGGCGCAGGTCACCCAACCCGAGAACCCGATCTTCTACGGCTATACCGAGAGCACGCTGCCGATCAAGTACACCAACGGTCCCCTCCTTCAGGTACCCGACGACGAGCAGGACGACGTGATGCTCATGAAGTTCGTGGGGGGGAAGGATGCCGTGCTCAGCGGCTTGATGCGTGGGCCCGATCAGATCCGCAACCGCCCCGCCATCGTGTCGGTTCCGGCCGGTTCCGGCCGGCTCCTCATGTACGCCACCAACCCGGTGTACCGCTGGCAGAACCACGGCGAGTTCAACATGCTCTTCAATGCCCTGTTGAACTACAACGACCTGGAGCGACGGGCGAAGCATCCGGTGACCGAGGACGCGGCCGCCGGAACCGGCGCGGCCCACCCCTAG